One stretch of Arachis hypogaea cultivar Tifrunner chromosome 20, arahy.Tifrunner.gnm2.J5K5, whole genome shotgun sequence DNA includes these proteins:
- the LOC112783920 gene encoding receptor-like serine/threonine-protein kinase SD1-8, with amino-acid sequence MRIFFNNLNYLIIILIITPPASSDTLTGKQILKTNQTLLSQNQTFVLGFFRGSNTNYYLGIWYNNINPQTIVWVANRDNPVDNSTGYLKIGENGNFVLLNSSGNPAWSSNQTSAKNPVLQLLDTGNLVLKDSEQSNNYLWQSFDYPTDTLLPGMKLGWNFDTGVEKHLTSWKVKGEDPSSGDYTYKLDYRGLPEIFLRRNQTIIYRTGPWNGERFSGVPNMNADTHSIVFSFSDDAHGVFYSFSIWNASLLSRLTVTSDSDGELQRRTWIASSETWNNFWYAPADQCDHYRECGPYGVCDNNASPLCTCMKGFSPKNPQAWNLRDGSDGCVRKTGLNCSTDKFLHLEHMKLPETSSVFMNKSMTLDECGSLCKRNCSCTAYANIDIRNGGSGCVMWKKC; translated from the coding sequence ATGAGAATCTTCTTCAACAACCTTAACtacctcatcatcattcttattaTCACTCCACCAGCCTCTTCCGATACTTTAACGGGAAAACAAATCCTCAAAACTAACCAAACGCTATTGTCACAAAACCAAACCTTCGTGCTGGGCTTCTTCAGAGGTTCCAACACCAACTATTACCTCGGAATATGGTACAACAACATCAATCCTCAAACAATTGTTTGGGTTGCAAACAGAGACAACCCTGTTGACAACTCTACCGGCTATCTCAAGATCGGAGAAAACGGAAACTTTGTCCTCCTCAATTCATCCGGGAACCCCGCATGGTCCTCCAACCAAACCAGCGCCAAGAATCCAGTTCTCCAGCTACTCGATACCGGTAACCTTGTTCTCAAAGATTCAGAGCAGAGCAATAACTACCTATGGCAGAGCTTCGATTACCCAACAGATACCTTGCTACCTGGGATGAAATTGGGTTGGAACTTTGACACAGGAGTTGAGAAGCACTTAACATCGTGGAAGGTCAAAGGTGAAGACCCTTCTTCCGGTGACTACACTTACAAGCTAGATTACCGCGGTTTACCTGAGATTTTTCTGAGGAGAAACCAGACTATCATATACCGAACTGGTCCTTGGAATGGTGAGAGATTTAGCGGGGTTCCAAACATGAACGCCGATACTCATTCCATTGTGTTCAGCTTCTCCGATGACGCGCACGGCGTGTTCTACTCTTTCTCCATCTGGAACGCTTCTTTGTTATCGAGGCTAACGGTGACCTCAGATTCAGACGGAGAACTTCAACGGCGGACGTGGATAGCGAGCAGCGAAACTTGGAACAATTTCTGGTACGCACCGGCGGATCAATGCGACCATTACAGGGAGTGTGGTCCGTACGGAGTGTGTGACAATAATGCATCGCCGCTTTGCACATGTATGAAAGGGTTCAGTCCTAAGAACCCTCAGGCTTGGAATCTGAGAGATGGATCTGATGGGTGTGTGAGGAAAACGGGTTTGAATTGTTCGACTGACAAGTTCTTGCATCTTGAGCACATGAAGCTGCCGGAGACAAGCAGCGTGTTTATGAATAAGAGTATGACACTTGATGAATGTGGGAGTTTGTGTAAGAGGAATTGTTCATGCACTGCATATGCAAACATTGATATCAGAAATGGAGGAAGTGGCTGTGTCATGTGGAAAAAATGTTGA
- the LOC112783918 gene encoding G-type lectin S-receptor-like serine/threonine-protein kinase At4g27290: protein MERRTHLNLSFSFLVTFCYFFIAIFATFLEAYDTLSPPKTITGNKTLVSPSQNFELGFFNLGSNSTRRYLGIWYKNVPKKTVIWVANRDNPLAHDFGDDGSLTFSNDGKLIVHSHKGSVIWSSNSSRPARNPVAQLLDTGNLVLKDIDGRSSEEYIWQSFDYPCDTLVPGMRLGWRFKTGLNRHLSSWKSNDDPSNGDYTYSVDPRGIPQLFLNKRSKKIFRSGPWYGQQFKGDPVLSSNPVFKAVFVFDSDEVSYSYEAKDNMISRFVLTPSGSIRHFSWNDHKSSWVSEFSVQGDHCDDYALCGAYGSCSIVKSSSPSCKCLKGFEPRKSQDWSSGCLREDSKGCKSGGDSFEKLTGLKLPDSAEFHANYSISINHCEAECLKNCSCVAYAKLDVNASGKGCVTWFGDLFDIREAPVYGQDLYVRVSASQLDSNAARNKKKIFILLPVAVSLTSTIVVLALWFIIKTWQRNGVEKEDLQFNDGRGSRSERNEYELPLFEIAIIEAATMNFSVYNKIGEGGFGLVYKGELPSGQEIAVKKLLESSGQGLQEFKNEVILISQLQHRNLVKLLGCCIHGEDKMLVYEYMPNKSLDSLLFDETKRPVLNWQKRLDIIIGIARGLLYLHRDSRLRIVHRDLKASNVLLDINMNPKISDFGMARMFGGDQTEAMTKRVVGTYGYMSPEYAIDGQFSFKSDVFSFGVLLLEILSGKRNKGFLHPDHKLNLLGHAWKLWNEGKALELMDGLLENEFPNSEALRCIQVGLSCVQHRPEDRPTMSLVLVMLDSESTVLPQPGRPGLYSERFFSETDSTSLARLNSSSNHINVTLVEGR from the exons ATGGAGAGAAGAACACACTTGaacctttctttttcatttcttgtCACTTTTTGCTACTTCTTCATAGCCATTTTTGCAACATTTTTGGAAGCATATGATACCTTAAGTCCACCAAAAACCATCACTGGCAACAAAACACTAGTCTCACCTTCCCAGAATTTTGAACTAGGTTTCTTTAATCTTGGTAGCAACTCCACTCGCAGATATCTTGGGATATGGTACAAAAATGTTCCTAAGAAAACTGTTATTTGGGTTGCAAATAGAGACAATCCACTTGCTCATGATTTTGGTGATGATGGATCCTTAACATTCAGCAATGATGGGAAACTCATAGTTCACAGCCACAAAGGAAGTGTTATATGGTCTTCAAATTCTTCTAGACCTGCAAGAAATCCAGTGGCACAGCTTCTAGACACTGGAAATCTTGTTCTTAAAGATATTGATGGAAGAAGCTCTGAGGAATATATATGGCAGAGTTTTGATTATCCATGTGACACATTGGTGCCAGGGATGAGACTTGGTTGGAGATTCAAAACCGGCTTGAACCGGCATTTGAGTTCTTGGAAGAGCAATGATGATCCTTCTAATGGAGACTACACCTACAGTGTTGACCCTCGTGGAATTCCTCAGCTTTTTCTAAACAAGAGGAGCAAGAAAATCTTCAGAAGTGGACCATGGTATGGGCAACAGTTCAAAGGTGATCCAGTTCTCAGTTCAAATCCGGTTTTCAAAGCAGTATTTGTTTTTGATTCTGATGAAGTTTCTTACTCCTATGAGGCTAAGGACAACATGATCTCGAGGTTCGTGCTTACGCCATCCGGTTCCATTCGCCATTTCTCTTGGAATGATCACAAGTCAAGCTGGGTTTCTGAGTTCTCAGTCCAAGGGGACCATTGTGATGATTATGCCCTTTGTGGTGCTTATGGAAGTTGCAGCATTGTTAAGAGCTCTTCCCCTAGTTGCAAGTGTTTGAAGGGTTTTGAGCCTAGAAAATCTCAAGATTGGTCAAGTGGATGTCTGAGGGAGGATTCAAAGGGTTGCAAAAGTGGAGGAGACTCATTTGAGAAGCTTACAGGGTTGAAACTACCAGATTCTGCAGAGTTTCATGCAAACTATAGCATTAGCATTAATCACTGTGAGGCAGAATGCTTGAAGAATTGTTCTTGTGTAGCTTATGCTAAATTAGATGTGAATGCAAGTGGCAAAGGATGTGTTACTTGGTTTGGAGATTTGTTTGATATTAGAGAGGCTCCTGTGTATGGTCAAGATCTCTATGTCAGAGTTTCAGCTTCACAACTAG ATTCAAATGCTGCTAGAAACAAAAAGAAGATATTCATACTGCTTCCTGTGGCAGTATCCTTAACTTCAACAATTGTTGTTTTAGCTTTGTGGTTCATAATCAAGACATGGCAAAGAAATGGAG TTGAAAAAGAGGACCTTCAATTTAATGATGGAAGAGGTAGTAGGAGTGAGAGGAATGAATATGAACTCCCATTATTTGAGATTGCCATCATTGAAGCTGCAACTATGAATTTCTCTGTTTACAACAAGATTGGAGAAGGTGGATTTGGTCTTGTATACAAG GGTGAACTTCCATCAGGACAAGAAATAGCAGTGAAGAAACTCTTGGAAAGTTCTGGACAAGGTCTGCAGGAGTTCAAGAATGAGGTGATTTTGATCTCCCAACTTCAGCACCGAAATCTTGTAAAGCTTCTTGGCTGCTGCATTCATGGAGAAGACAAGATGTTGGTCTATGAATACATGCCAAACAAAAGCTTGGACTCATTATTATTTG ATGAAACCAAGCGTCCTGTCCTCAATTGGCAAAAGAGGCTAGACATTATCATTGGTATCGCCAGAGGGCTTCTATACCTTCATAGAGATTCAAGGCTAAGAATAGTCCATAGAGACCTAAAAGCAAGTAATGTTCTTTTAGATATTAACATGAATCCAAAGATTTCCGACTTTGGAATGGCTAGAATGTTTGGTGGAGATCAAACTGAAGCAATGACCAAGAGAGTGGTTGGAACCTA CGGATATATGTCGCCGGAGTATGCAATAGACGGTCAATTCTCTTTTAAATCAGATGTCTTTAGCTTCGGTGTTTTACTGTTGGAAATATTGAGCGGCAAGAGAAACAAAGGATTCTTGCACCCGGATCACAAACTCAATCTTTTAGGCCAT GCATGGAAGCTCTGGAATGAAGGTAAAGCATTAGAGCTGATGGATGGTTTACTTGAGAATGAGTTTCCTAACTCTGAAGCTCTAAGGTGTATACAAGTGGGACTCTCATGCGTTCAACACCGCCCAGAAGACAGGCCAACAATGTCACTAGTTCTTGTGATGTTGGACAGTGAGAGTACAGTGCTGCCACAACCTGGAAGACCAGGATTATATTCAGAGAGATTTTTTTCAGAGACAGATTCAACTTCACTTGCTAGACTCAACTCTAGTTCCAATCACATCAATGTCACCTTAGTAGAGGGTCGTTAA
- the LOC112785332 gene encoding uncharacterized protein, whose amino-acid sequence MNNCYKGERLLCVEGVLVKNNFNCAFFLVYGAHNRDAKIQVWEELSYMTGLCQVPSCYMGDFNEIVRVDERQGTDVLPRSAEEFKGWIQDMHLVDLPLTDRRFTWFRGRSCSRIDRALVSLEWLEEFPKTQIRGGPRGLSYHCPVIVEDMKQKGGPRPFRSLHSWFTHEDFLIMVKEEWRGLGEIQFTDKLKALTIPLRGWHKANFGDMDNKIMKFEEEIKKIDDLVSNGVYDGTMEARRKELVICCERWYVRKEIRWKQMSRSQQAKEMDKNTRYFHNIASESSPTVGFRDGLVGRIEQEKSVTLEALPTMEEIREAVWDCESSKSLGCDGYNMNFIKSV is encoded by the exons ATGAATAACTGTTACAAGGGAGAGAGATTGTTGTGTGTTGAAGGGGTCCTGGTAAAGAATAATTTCAATTGTGCTTTCTTTCTGGTCTATGGTGCACATAATAGGGATGCGAAAATTCAGGTGTGGGAGGAGCTGAGTTACATGACTGGTTTATGCCAGGTTCCTAGTTGCTACATGGGAGACTTTAATGAAATAGTACGTGTAGATGAAAGGCAAGGTACTGATGTTCTACCTAGGTCGGCGGAGGAATTCAAGGGTTGGATACAAGATATGCATTTAGTGGATTTGCCGCTCACAGATCGTAGGTTCACATGGTTTCGAGGACGTTCTTGCAGTCGTATAGATAGAGCTCTGGTTAGCTTGGAGTGGTTAGAGGAGTTTCCTAAGACTCAGATACGGGGTGGACCAAGGGGTTTGTCATATCATTGTCCTGTAATAGTAGAAGACATGAAGCAGAAGGGAGGACCAAGGCCGTTCCGAAGCTTGCATTCCTGGTTTACACATGAAGACTTTCTCATAATGGTTAAAGAGGAATGGAGAGGTTTGGGGGAGATTCAGTTCACAGACAAGTTGAAGGCATTGACAATTCCATTAAGGGGATGGCATAAGGCTAATTTTGGGGATATGGACAACAAAATTATGAAATTTGAGGAAGAAATTAAGAAGATTGACGATTTGGTGAGCAATGGAGTGTATGATGGAACGATGGAGGCTAGAAGAAAGGAGCTGGTTATATGCTGTGAGAGGTGGTATGTTAGGAAAGAAATTCGTTGGAAACAGATGTCTCGATCTCAGCAAGCAAAGGAGATGGACAAAAATACAAGATACTTTCATAATATAGCTTCA GAAAGTTCTCCTACGGTGGGTTTCAGGGATGGCCTGGTGGGTAGGATAGAGCAGGAAAAGTCTGTAACTCTGGAGGCACTGCCAACGATGGAGGAGATCAGAGAGGCTGTATGGGATTGTGAGTCTTCTAAGTCACTAGGTTGTGACGGGTACAACATGAATTTTATTAAGAGTGTGTGA